One Melospiza melodia melodia isolate bMelMel2 chromosome 29, bMelMel2.pri, whole genome shotgun sequence DNA segment encodes these proteins:
- the KCNJ1 gene encoding ATP-sensitive inward rectifier potassium channel 1, whose translation MFSYLRERFSSRLRERSRRRARLVSKDGRCNIEFGNVEQSRFVFLIDIWTTILDLRWRYKMTIFISAFLGSWFLFGLLWYVVAYIHKDLPEFNPSINHTPCVENINGLTSAFLFSLETQVTIGYGFRCVTEQCATAIFLLIFQSILGVIINSFMCGAILAKISRSKNRAKTITFSKNAVISKRGGKLCLLIRVANLRKSLLIGSHIYGKLLRTTITPEGETIILDQVNIEFVVDAGNENLFFISPLTIYHIIDKNSPFFHMAAETLLQQDFELVVFLDGTVEATSATCQVRTSYIPEEVLWGYRFAPIVSKTKEGKYRVDFQNFSKTVAVETPHCAFCLYNEKEAKAKEKKGYDNPGFVLSEVNETSDTKM comes from the coding sequence ATGTTCAGCTACCTCCGGGAGCGCTTCAGCAGCCGCCTCCGGGAGCGCAGCCGGCGCCGCGCCAGGCTCGTCTCCAAGGATGGCAGGTGCAACATCGAGTTTGGCAACGTGGAGCAGTCCAGGTTTGTCTTCCTGATCGACATATGGACAACCATCCTGGACCTCAGGTGGAGGTACAAGATGACCATCTTCATCTCGGCCTTCCTGGGCAGCTGGTTCCTGTTTGGGCTGCTCTGGTACGTCGTGGCCTACATCCACAAAGACCTGCCCGAGTTCAACCCCTCCATCAACCACACCCCCTGCGTGGAGAACATCAACGGCCTCACCTCAGCCTTCCTCTTCTCCCTGGAGACCCAGGTGACCATCGGGTATGGCTTCAGGTGTGTCACGGAGCAGTGTGCCACTGCCATCTTCCTGCTCATCTTCCAGTCCATCCTGGGCGTCATCATCAACTCCTTCATGTGTGGGGCCATCCTGGCCAAGATCTCCAGGTCCAAAAACCGGGCCAAGACCATCACGTTCAGCAAGAACGCTGTCATCAGCAAGCGTGGGGGGAAGCTCTGCCTCCTGATCCGCGTGGCCAACCTCCGCAAGAGCCTGCTGATCGGGAGCCACATCTACGGGAAGCTGCTGAGGACCACCATCACCCCCGAGGGGGAGACCATCATCCTGGACCAGGTCAACATCGAGTTCGTGGTGGACGCCGGCAACGAGAATCTCTTCTTCATCTCGCCCCTCACCATTTACCACATCATAGACAAGAACAGCCCCTTCTTCCACATGGCAGCAGAAACCCTCCTGCAGCAGGACTTTGAGCTGGTGGTGTTCTTGGATGGCACCGTGGAGGCCACCAGTGCCACCTGCCAGGTGAGGACGTCCTACATCCCCGAGGAGGTGCTCTGGGGGTACCGCTTCGCTCCCATCGTGTCCAAGACCAAAGAAGGGAAATACAGAGTGGACTTCCAGAACTTCAGCAAGACAGTGGCCGTGGAGACTCCCCACTGTGCCTTCTGCCTCTACAATGAGAAGGAAGCCAAAGCCAAAGAGAAGAAAGGTTATGACAATCCTGGCTTTGTCTTGTCTGAAGTCAATGAAACCAGCGACACAAAAATGTAG